From a region of the Gammaproteobacteria bacterium genome:
- a CDS encoding HDOD domain-containing protein — protein sequence MTNDTWLEGPAVLPTTILQFLNDREARFEQIRHPPTRTLAQTAGVCGVPSARIARALVLSDADGPLLAVLPSDHLLDFRSLCSWLHRELEPLPAEHLTGLFDDCEALCCPPLGGAYGLDTVVDEAVFAADVVYVEPGSHSTLLKFSTAEFQRLLANAHRGRFSHPFSALAGRDSSRMLNTTLEQFTPTRIKRRVEAFHDLPALPGAALRILDIARNPRADAQDLAAAIEQDAPLAARILRYANSPLYGYPGKIKDLRGAIARVLGFDFVLNLALGITIGKSLHIATDGPLGLDAFWRHSVYAASLVERLATLMPAAIRPNRGTAYLAGLLHDMGILLLGHAFQTEFFLLNRYLAANPDVPLETVEKYLLGVGHDQIGAWLLAAWGLPEELVTAAHRHHDEAYRGDHALYAQLVLIANRLLARHGIGTGTTTDLPAGTLEMLGLNEQQVAAAAEALWTGSTELDDLARMVA from the coding sequence ATGACCAACGACACCTGGCTGGAGGGACCTGCCGTGCTACCGACCACCATCCTACAGTTTCTGAACGATCGCGAGGCCCGTTTCGAACAGATCCGGCATCCACCCACCCGGACCCTGGCGCAGACCGCCGGCGTGTGCGGCGTACCGAGCGCACGGATCGCCCGCGCGCTGGTGCTCAGCGATGCCGATGGCCCGTTGCTGGCAGTACTGCCCAGTGATCACCTCCTCGATTTCAGGTCGCTGTGCAGCTGGCTTCACCGCGAACTCGAGCCGCTGCCGGCAGAGCACCTGACCGGTCTCTTCGATGATTGTGAAGCGCTGTGCTGTCCGCCCCTGGGTGGTGCCTATGGCCTCGACACGGTGGTCGACGAGGCCGTATTCGCGGCCGACGTCGTCTACGTGGAACCCGGCAGCCACTCGACCCTCCTGAAATTCTCCACTGCTGAGTTCCAGCGGCTGCTCGCGAACGCCCACCGTGGCCGTTTCTCCCACCCCTTCTCCGCGCTGGCGGGACGGGACTCGAGCCGGATGCTGAATACGACCCTCGAGCAGTTCACGCCCACCAGGATCAAACGCCGCGTCGAGGCGTTCCATGACCTGCCGGCCCTGCCGGGTGCGGCCCTGCGGATCCTCGATATCGCCCGCAATCCGCGCGCCGATGCACAGGACCTTGCCGCAGCGATCGAACAAGACGCCCCTCTGGCGGCGCGTATCCTGCGCTATGCGAATTCACCGCTCTATGGCTACCCTGGAAAGATCAAGGATCTGCGCGGGGCGATCGCGCGCGTGCTGGGATTCGATTTCGTACTCAATCTTGCACTGGGCATCACCATCGGGAAATCGTTGCATATCGCGACCGATGGTCCGCTGGGCCTGGACGCGTTCTGGCGGCATTCGGTCTATGCCGCCTCCCTGGTGGAACGCCTGGCGACGCTGATGCCTGCCGCGATCCGCCCGAACCGCGGCACAGCCTACCTGGCCGGGTTGCTGCACGACATGGGCATCCTGCTGCTCGGCCATGCCTTTCAGACGGAGTTCTTTCTGCTCAACCGCTACCTGGCAGCCAACCCCGACGTCCCGCTGGAGACGGTGGAGAAGTACCTCCTGGGCGTCGGCCACGATCAGATCGGTGCCTGGCTCCTGGCCGCCTGGGGGCTGCCGGAGGAACTGGTCACGGCCGCCCACCGTCATCACGATGAAGCCTACCGCGGCGATCACGCGCTGTATGCGCAACTGGTGCTGATCGCCAACCGCCTGCTGGCCCGCCATGGCATCGGCACCGGTACCACCACGG
- a CDS encoding sigma D regulator, translating to MAFDHAGGTDRRARSKERVATLVHSRNETLALYSDLANNRPYQPGEQTEEMLRRFCQALVDYAASAHFQLYRYIVENKERRQAVVSLAEHIYPQIAASTDAILDFNDRYDVTPLDTRLPALAGDLSELGEMLADRIQLEDRVIAALDGARQDR from the coding sequence ATGGCATTCGATCACGCAGGCGGAACCGATCGCCGCGCCCGCTCCAAAGAGCGCGTCGCGACCTTGGTCCATTCACGCAATGAGACGCTCGCCCTGTATTCCGATCTGGCGAACAACCGACCCTATCAGCCGGGCGAGCAGACGGAAGAGATGCTGCGGCGATTCTGCCAGGCGTTGGTCGACTATGCCGCCAGCGCCCATTTCCAACTCTATCGCTACATCGTCGAGAATAAGGAGCGCCGCCAGGCGGTGGTCTCCCTCGCCGAGCACATTTATCCGCAGATCGCGGCGAGCACCGATGCCATCCTGGATTTCAATGATCGCTACGATGTCACGCCGCTGGATACGCGCCTGCCCGCGCTGGCCGGTGATCTGTCCGAGTTGGGGGAGATGCTCGCCGACCGCATCCAGCTCGAGGACCGGGTAATCGCGGCACTCGACGGCGCGCGGCAAGACCGCTAG
- a CDS encoding class 1 fructose-bisphosphatase produces the protein MDHGTTLTQFIIEEQRRIPGATGDFTSLLNDVLTACKKIACAVNRGGLIGILGSADTENVQGETQKKLDVISNDIMVSSLEWTGHLAGMASEEMDDPLPIPALYPKGKYLILFDPLDGSSNIDVNVSVGTIFSILRCPEGVQEPRAGDFLQPGTRQVCAGYAIYGPTTMLVLTSGHGVNGFTLDRSIGEFILTHPDMKIPTNTREFAINMSNQRFWDVPIKRYVDECIAGKDGPRKKDFNMRWVASMVAEVHRILTRGGIFMYPLDSKLEAKGQTGKLRLMYEANPMSFIVEQAGGASSTGTERIMDLQPNDLHQRVPVVLGSKNEVEHVVAYHREHTAAA, from the coding sequence ATGGATCACGGTACCACCCTAACCCAGTTTATTATTGAAGAGCAGCGCCGCATCCCGGGTGCGACCGGTGACTTCACCTCGCTGCTCAACGACGTCCTGACCGCCTGCAAGAAGATCGCCTGCGCGGTGAACCGCGGTGGCCTGATCGGCATCCTCGGCTCCGCCGACACCGAGAACGTGCAGGGCGAGACCCAGAAGAAGCTCGACGTCATCTCCAACGACATCATGGTCAGCTCGCTGGAGTGGACCGGGCACCTGGCCGGTATGGCCTCCGAGGAGATGGACGACCCACTGCCGATCCCGGCCCTGTATCCGAAGGGCAAGTACCTCATCCTGTTCGATCCGCTGGACGGCTCGTCGAACATCGACGTGAACGTCTCGGTCGGCACCATCTTCTCCATCCTGCGCTGCCCCGAAGGCGTGCAGGAACCCAGGGCCGGGGATTTCCTGCAGCCCGGTACCCGCCAGGTCTGCGCCGGCTATGCCATCTACGGGCCGACCACCATGCTGGTGCTGACCTCCGGTCACGGCGTCAACGGTTTCACCCTGGACCGCTCCATCGGCGAATTCATCCTGACCCATCCCGACATGAAGATTCCCACGAACACCCGGGAATTCGCCATCAACATGTCCAACCAGCGCTTCTGGGACGTGCCCATCAAGCGCTATGTCGACGAGTGCATCGCCGGTAAGGATGGTCCGCGCAAGAAGGATTTCAACATGCGCTGGGTCGCGTCGATGGTCGCCGAGGTGCACCGCATTCTGACCCGCGGGGGCATCTTCATGTACCCGCTGGACAGCAAGCTCGAGGCCAAGGGTCAGACCGGCAAGCTGCGCCTGATGTATGAGGCCAATCCGATGAGCTTCATCGTTGAGCAGGCCGGTGGAGCCAGCAGCACCGGCACCGAGCGCATCATGGACCTGCAGCCCAACGACCTGCACCAACGCGTACCCGTGGTGCTGGGCTCGAAGAACGAGGTCGAGCATGTGGTGGCCTATCATCGTGAGCACACGGCTGCCGCCTGA